tcattcatgctAGAAAGCAGTACTATAATTTCAAACATAAGATGTACAGAAAAGCCACGCTGAGCTTTGCGGTATTAATGTTTTCATCTAGGTCATATCCAACATGAGAGTATTGATGACTGAAGATTCAAATAATGCAGTTAGTAACTCTTTCCTGTTGGATGATGATTCAAGGTCAGTCGAATATCATTAGTTCTTGTGTAGTTGCCGAggttttcctatttttatttaatcttgcAAAATATCTCTCACTTTTAATTCTTACTAATTAGTTTAACCATGATGCACTGAaactaaataaagaaaaatataaaaccgAGTTAAGCTTGTGGCAGTCCTGAAGTTTTCAATTCGTAATCCCTGACTTTAATTATTCTCAAATTCAAAGTTGTGATCCCTGACTTGACCAAAATAACACACGCACAGGCTCACACGGAATATAGAcagttttttcatttataagCTACCAAGCTTATAATCACATGCATTCAGCTGAAACCTCACTTCAAGATTACTTTGTTGTGTCCCGAGGCAGAAAAAGCCTGCTTGGTAAAGCGATTTTAAGGACAATGTTTCTTTTTTCCAGAAATATTGTAGAAAAgggaaataaataaatcaagttCCAATATGCTAATCTGGACATTAAGTGAGGACCGAGACGTAGTTCGGATTAACTTGTTCGAGgtttttattatgaaaacttAATATGATTTAAAGCAAGAATGTCATGTTTTTGTGAATTTACTAGTGCTGACGAGCAATTTGGACGAGGGAGcttctaaaaaattatagtgGTGTAAGCTGATTTTACGTAAAGTTTAAAGTTTAatctacatttattttatattttactccCACACGTTTTTGTTGAAAAGTTTATCCAAATTGACTTGAACACTAGTTTGAGAAGCCTGTATTCTTAATAAATCTCTTGAAAATATGTATCGTGACATTGTATCATTAACCATATGAAAACGTCTATTTTGTGCAGCATTCCGTTTTCTGTTGATGACATATCGAAATCAATGGAACAGATAGATATTGCAGATATAGAGCCACCGCCACTAATTCGTGAAAACTCTGGCTTTAGCTTTTTGTTGCCGCGCCCAGATTGAGAGCTTTTGGCGTAGATTTTGATCCACCAGTATTGTTGCCCACCGCCATGGAGTTACCAAGTCACATCAGTTAGATGCTATCATGGTTGTGCTTGAACTGTTGACTTTGGTTGTCAGAACAGGTCATTGTATTAAACATACCAAAATTTACATCTCAGGGATGGATGACAAAACATAGATCATCACGTCGTGCAAGTGGATTTTTGGGCTGAGGGTAAAAGGAATAGTACTGTAATAGCCTTTTTCCATAAAGTTTTCATCCTCATTTTTTATGAACCTTTTTAGTTCTGAGCACTTTGTTTTGCTTGGAATAAGATCTTGTATCTAGGAAGAAGTATAGGAATTTTACCCAACTATGGTAGTGAATGAAGTCCATGAACATGGCTTAGAATGTGGTAacaaaagttcattttttatatgGGCATGTTCCCTCGTACAATTTTCATTGCTTTCGATTTGTTCTTTTATCCTATCACGACGAATTCTCGAATAATGAACCCATAATTATAACAATTGGTGAAATACATTTGGAAACTTTTGATACGTGTAAGTTGCAGAAATTTGCCAAAAAAGgttgaaaataggaaaaaaataaaagcttcGCTAGAAGGAAACTAATGGGACTGTCGTCGGCTTCTCTGGTGCATAAAACATGGTGCTCCATCTTATTACTGTTTGCAACATTTGTTTATATGTCTTAGCTGTCTTCTTTTTgtgcaaaaactaaaattttaattattgttcttTATGATAATCCTTTTACGGcttaaaattaatctattttggGCAAAGTGTTGAACTTCATACcctttataaacatattaacacaaattattttccttttaggGCGTTAAAGTTTACATTTTTCACGATTAGAGTTTCAAAACTTTTTTAGCtttgtttatgttgtttttgttataatgTTTTCTTACCAAAAGAAGGAACTTTTAACATATTGAGGTTTGCAATATTCATTTATGCGAATTAAACGGTCTTCTCTTTGGGGAAAAAACAAATCcttaattgttaatatttataatcttGAATTTACGACTTAAAGATAGTGTATTTTGGGAAAAGTATTAACTTTAAACTATTGAAAACTATTGAAGTTTGCTTTTTAACAATCAGGGGTTTAAAACTTTATCTCATTATGCAATGTTGCAGTATTTATATTTCTTGAGTGATATCTCATtatcccaataaatatagaaaaactataattattttaaggaattaacaaaaacaataataaataacaatagaGAATAAGGAAATAAGAAGaaggaaatataaaatatcacatAGAATTTGAAACTGTACAAGAACAGAATACACACTTATAAACCGAACGGTTCAACATAATACCGAGCGGTCTAATACAAAAGCTATATCAAACGATTTTACAAAATACCAAACAATCGAAAGGTTATTTACACATGATAcacatgataataataattgaaaccTAGACTATGGACCGGACGGTCCTACACTATCATCAGGCTGATCGGTCTGCAGGGTGTCCTCTAAAGAATCTTCAATAACGCTTTCTGCTCACATCtattggatgatcattgcagtgaagagaacgaCCGAATGGTAATTATCGAACGACAACAAAGACATGACAggaaaaataagggtaagcttatgtaatttaattaatcaatttcaaCATACATTAAAACATGACAACTGAATAAtccaaaacaatatttcaatcatacaatcatcgTACAAGTGTAACAACCAAAAATCGAACGTATAAACTATGATAACCGACCACTTTAGACTCTGTCAAGACTGTATGAACCTGTGGCTCGACGTTTCTAGCACCCagtgtggtgtagtaactgaCATTTTACTCATCAGTTGCCACCCAAGGTTAGTCCTAAAACGACCATCTGGTCTTAGGATCgtggacctcctgccattcccacacatgaatTACCCTCCTCTACATGAGGAGgcgtaatcacggaatatcaggaacAAAACGACAGCAGAGTCTGACCACATTAATACTTTACCATTCAAAATCAAACATGAGACATCCCTCCTTGGAATTCCCTTAAAacgataattatatatttctccTTCAAAAACAATTCTTATGaggtatatataattttaagaaaatgactGAACGGTCAAGCAATTAGATAACTTTAGGGAGACCGATTACTATTTAAGACCGAACGTATAGAAACTTAGTTTGAGAATGAGgtccaaaatttaataataatacctTAGACTGAATATGGGTGCTTAGACTGTAACATCCCGATTTTTGGCCGAATGatttaacataaaagaaattctcttcaagaaactgagtgtcagtacaagaccgaacactctttggaAAATCAAGTGTTAGCGtaagaccgagcactctttCCAAgaaatagtattaatataaaacCGAGTACTTCAAAGACTAAGTGCTAGTCTAAGACCGAGCACTTAAATGACCGAAAcgctagtctatgaccgagcgCTTCAAAACCGAATACTCTTTAAAGAATGTTATGAATGCAATTACCGAGTACTAAGTCTATGACCGAGTATCTCCTAAGACCGAACACTCGATCTATGACCGAACGTTTTAATCAGAATATGCGTGTATAGTAAAATCACAATTGAACTTTCTTAACTTGTTTGAAATGGCTAGACTAAGCAAAGTAGTAAGAGAAtcaatataaacttttataagaCCGATCGGTCATCAACTGATTCCTTACAGAAGAGGATTTAGCCAAGACCGAACGTATTGGGGAAAACCGAACGATTCTAATGACTCTCGGTTACAGTTACAGAAATTCACTAAGTTCAACAGATTTATGACTAATTTCATACCAGATATCAAACATGCTATACACACAAACAACATACCATACTTCAaaaatcatcaatcatataCTCACTAAATCATTCATCAATTCATAAGAGAtagtcataattaaattttataagcttcccttacctctaattccagctaagcTTCTAAGTCTCTTACAACAACTACTTCTATGGCTTTCAAAATCCAAAGTTTGATTGGGGAAAGGCATCCACAATTGCATCAAATACACAAAATGGATTCAGAGAAGGAATTAACAAACACATGCAAGCTGAAACGGTTCTTGCGTGCAATGAAGACAAGGAACTTCAAAAGACAGAAATACTTACCGGTTCAAATGGAATTCTGATCAGTGCAAATGAAAGATCTTGTCATCAGAAAGATTTAATCTGAAAGTGGTTTGATGATCggagaagaaaaaagatgagAAAACTTAGAGAGAAGTTGTAGCAGTTCTAAAGAGAATGAGGAGAAATGGAGGTTctggaagatgaagaagaaggattgCATGCAGAAAGTGGCACCAGAATTAAAATCCCACTCCCAAAAACCGAACGGTCCACTCCCAGCTTGCCACCTGTCTTCCACTTTCTAGAAACTCACATTCTCCTGCTGCCACATGGTTTACGATGGACGAAGAATTAAATGAGAATGACACCTTGTCTCCCACTAACCTAGGAACCTAGAGAATTAAATGGGACGTGACACTTGTCTCCCACTATCatggaaaaaattaaaaggttatAACAACactcattttatcttttatctaaATTTGCTTACATGAATACTCTAGaatatttctatatttcaaATGTAAACGCAAAGGTTATAAGTATAATTTGTCAAGGTTAAANNNNNNNNNNNNNNNNNNNNNNNNNNNNNNNNNNNNNNNNNNNNNNNNNNNNNNNNNNNNNNNNNNNNNNNNNNNNNNNNNNNNNNNNNNNNNNNNNNNatatatatatatatatatatataaattttttttattaggtataaaatttcattattttaagttaaactcttctttttcttatatttagatTAGGTGTATGCATTACATTGGACTTTTTGACaacgaataaaataaatttgtaacaaCGGTCTTTCAATCGTCATTGTTTTAGTCActgttaaaagtttaaataaaacgatgattgtgaaaattgtcaTTAAAACGTAAAATAACGACGGTCAATAAAAAGTGTCAttcaaaatagagaaaaaacaaaaaaacaaaattactcaAGAAATACTAACTATTTTGAACAACTGCATTAAAAGtgccatttttttaaatttcatatatatttttgaaaccCACAATTCCTGCATAAGtgtttaaaatctattttagagttacattttttattatcttaaagaATGTTATGTCATCAAGTCTTTAAGCAATTATTACAATTAATCAAGTTCACTAAAAATAGATTACACTAATAGTATCTTTAACATGTCTATTTTTAGATCAAATGatagcaaaataaataaataaaatggtttaattATATACTTTGAATCACCTTTATGTGTACATGTCACTCATGCTCACACTGATGAGTATAGTCGTGATTTATCCGATAGAAAGCCACATTTCTATGAGAGCATAAAGAAAGATTTAATTACCgcattcaactttttttttatcttaaataaagaaaataatataggtaaaaaaatctaaataaaaaaaatcatcagtACATTGGatactacttttttttaatattgtgtAACTAATTATATGGAAATGAAAGACTCCGTTATTATCATTCGGAGTTACAAAAATGAGATGCACCCTTACTCGAAGGGTACTTTAGTCATTTCGAAGTTTATGGGGTGCATGGATAAATTTGGAGGTGGATAAGGAGAAAAGGCCAGCCCATGTAGAGCGGAAGCGAAGAGACCCAGGACCAGGAGTAGCACTCGTCTCTTTCTCCGTCTCACTCACTGTGTAGATTGTAAAACAAACACACAGgacaagagagagaaagtgaaagagaggCATCGGCGCGTGTGTGTAATTGATATTTGATGCGCATGCGGTGGTTCCTCCGAAGCCCAATCAAAAGCCCGCTGAATCTGAACCTGAGCCCGAGGCGTTCATTCTCGTTGAGAGCTTTGGTTCCTCACTGGCCGAGTCCCGCTTCTCCTCGCTCCCTTCCGAGATCGTCAATTCCAATGGCAGCCATCCACAACCACAGCAACAGCGAAGCTGGACTTGCCAGACGATTCTGGATCAAGTTCACGCGCCAATCCATCTTTGCCATGTACACTCCCTTCGCCATCGCCTTGGCCTCTGGGAATTTGAACATCGATTCCTTCCACCATTACATCGCCCAAGACTTCCATTTCCTACGCGCCTTTGCTCAAGCGTGAGTTCACTTTCTTCAATTTATACTATTCATACACTCATACATGCTTATCCACAAACAATGGCTTCCCTAGGTCTTATTCTCTATAGTTTGGTTGCGGAGAAGCTCTACAATTATGTTGAAATTGTTATCTATCTATATGTCCGTTTCAGATAGTAGAGTGtgaaaatgtgaaaatgttCTCGTAACTCGGCGTTATTTATTTCGTTTCACTCAATTTATGGATTTCAAGTTAGTGCCGCTCAATTCATATGTTcggttggattttttttttttgtctttttttccttttgtcaGTTTTCTTTGCAACCAAAACTGGAAGGTTAGGTTATTTGGTGATATTGCATATGCATTCATTGAGGTGAGTTTCGGTCTTTAAATCTAGAAAAGAAACTGTACGAGACCTACTCTTCTCTCCCCtggtctttttattttatttttttttaataatagaaaaaagtgTTAGAAGCTTGTGCTAAATAATTTGGTTGTTTGAACTTTCTCGTGTGTTTAATTGTTACTTAGGTATGAGTTGGCTGAAGAGTGTGCTGATGATGACGATGCAAAACTTGGAATCAGTCAGTTGAGGAAGGCAGTTCTAGAGGAGTTGAAGATGCACCACTCGTTGGTACAGGTAAGACAATTTCCTCATTAAAATGGTGCTGGACTGAATTATGGTGTTCAGATCTTACTCAGTATGCTTATGTAACTTATATTTGTAAATCGTTACTCTAATTGTAAATAATTCCAGGTTTAGAACGTCATTTGCCGTGATTTTCAACTCGTAAATAGAACAGCCCCATGAAAATTATTGTAGGGTTTGTGTGTTGATAGCAAAGGAAATAAAACTCTTCTATATGCGGATTGGAtcctttttcattatttaaaaagctCAATAAatttgcattgttttattatGTTTGAGTTTGACCACACGGGACATCCATTCCAGTGGAACTAGGCAATGGGTACTTGTAAATTATTTCTGGGAAGGAAAGAAATGTACAATTTTCAACTTCTAGTCGGCGTCTTGTATAGATTAAGCGAAtctttaaacttcaaaatatataaaacgtaTGCAACATATTGTGCTAACTTATGAATTTTCAAAAAACCAATTTATACTTCACATGCTCGGATTTCTTTTCCTTATGCAATCCATGTAGCAcatattattttggttttttgcTGATGGTGTGTAGGAATGGGGGTTGGACCTTACCAAAGAGCACAGTATTAATTCTGCTACTGTTAAGTACACTGATTTCCTACTGGCTACAGCCTCTGGGAAGATTGAAGGACTAAAAGGTCCTGGTAAACTTGCTACACCgtttgagaaaacaaaaatttctgcTTATACTTTAGGTGCCATGACTCCTTGCATGAGGCTTTATGCCGTTTTGGGAAAGAAGTTCCAAGAACTTTTGGATTCGAATGAAGGTACTCACCCGTATAACAAGTGGATCGACAACTATTCATCTGATGGTTTCCAGGTTTGTCATATTGACAGTAGAGCCATACCATATTGCCCTTGTGGGTGCTTGGATACTATTTTGAATCTTGGTCAAATATACATTTTAGTCATGGCATTCTTGCACCCCAACTACTCAGTTAttcttatatttgaatttaggCTACTGCTCTGCAAACTGAAGATTTGCTCGACAAACTAAGTGTCTCTTTGACTGGTGAAGAACTTGATGTCATTGAAAAGCTTTATTCCCAAGCAATGAAGCTTGAAATAGAGTTCTTCTCTGCTCAGCCACTCTTTCAGCCGACTGTAGCACCCTTGACTAAGGAACATAAGCCTGTGGAAGATCACCTCATAATATTTTCTGATTTCGATTTAACATGCACTGTTGTTGATTCGTCTGCCATCTTGGCTGAAATTGCTATAGTAACGGCACCGAAGTCTGATCAGAATCAACCTGAAGATCAAATTGTTCGGATGTCATCTTCTGATCTCAGGAATACATGGGGCTTTTTGTCTAAACAGTATACAGAGGAGTATGAGCAATGTATAGAAAACATTATGCCTTCCGATAGATGTATGGTGTTTCTCAACTATTCTTTCTCCAGTTGTCTTAAATGATTTAGGAAGCCATTGTTTTTCTCAGACTTTGTTAATTGGCTTTAACCTAATGTTTTTGCAGTGGACTATTTTGATTATAAAGAATTGTCTGTTGCCCTTGAGcaactttcaaaatttgagAACACGGCAAATAACAGGGTTATCGAGTCTGGGGTACTCAAAGGTATAAGTCTAGAAGATATAAAGCGTGCTGGAGAGCGTCTGATCCTTCAAGATGGTTGCACTAACTTCTTTCACAGCATtgttaagaatgaaaatttgaatgcCAACGTGCATGTTCTTTCATACTGCTGGTGTGTTGACCTCATCAGGTCTGCCTTCTCTTCAGGTA
This genomic interval from Vigna radiata var. radiata cultivar VC1973A chromosome 8, Vradiata_ver6, whole genome shotgun sequence contains the following:
- the LOC106772474 gene encoding bifunctional TH2 protein, mitochondrial, which produces MRMRWFLRSPIKSPLNLNLSPRRSFSLRALVPHWPSPASPRSLPRSSIPMAAIHNHSNSEAGLARRFWIKFTRQSIFAMYTPFAIALASGNLNIDSFHHYIAQDFHFLRAFAQAYELAEECADDDDAKLGISQLRKAVLEELKMHHSLVQEWGLDLTKEHSINSATVKYTDFLLATASGKIEGLKGPGKLATPFEKTKISAYTLGAMTPCMRLYAVLGKKFQELLDSNEGTHPYNKWIDNYSSDGFQATALQTEDLLDKLSVSLTGEELDVIEKLYSQAMKLEIEFFSAQPLFQPTVAPLTKEHKPVEDHLIIFSDFDLTCTVVDSSAILAEIAIVTAPKSDQNQPEDQIVRMSSSDLRNTWGFLSKQYTEEYEQCIENIMPSDRLDYFDYKELSVALEQLSKFENTANNRVIESGVLKGISLEDIKRAGERLILQDGCTNFFHSIVKNENLNANVHVLSYCWCVDLIRSAFSSADLNELDVHANEFTYEGSVSTGEIVKKMESPIDKVEAFRGILKNCNDDKKKLTVYIGDSVGDLLCLLEADVGIVIGSSSSLRRVGTQFGISFVPLYSGLVKKQKEYVEGTTSDWKGLSGVLYTVSSWAEVHAFILGC